The Nitrosomonas sp. PY1 genomic sequence GGAGATTCGTGAATAGGCTTTTTTTTCAGGAAACTCTGTATCGATACCGACAGGTAATATGAAAACATCTTTAATGCTGCGAGCTTGTTCCAGTGCAGTTTTCCATTCATCCCAAAAGACACCTTCGCGACGCCTATCTGCTTCCTTGGAAAGAATCGGTATAAAAAAATCAGTTTTTTCGATGGCCTCAAAAATTCGGTCAGACCAGTCATCGCCCCCGATGAGTTTTTTCTTATCCAGCCACACGTCGCTAAAACCTAGATTGAGTAGTGTTTCAGCAATGCGGCGAGCTGAGTCTGCATTTTCACTAGCATAGCTTATAAATACGGTGGGACCTGGTCCGGTGGATTTCCGACGAGGAAAGACCGATGGTTTCGTCGATGAAGAAATCGCTTGGAAACTTTGCGACAATTTTTTGACCAGCTTCTCGGGTTGCCCTTCAAACCCCAGTGTATTGGGGCTATATTGGGTAAGAAATGTGTGTAATCCCATATCCTCAGCGTTGGGGCATAGAAACTCCAAGGTATCTTTAACATACAGACGATTATCATTGACTAGACGAAATATGGCACGACCCAACCAATCGGGAAAATTACAATTGATAAACAGTTTATCGCGGCGACGTAATTCAGACAGTATGCTGGCAAAGCGACGCGCAGCACTGGATTGCAGAAGAAACATATATTCCAAGGCATCTTCTTCATGCATGGCAAAGCCACTGCCAACATTGGTACATGAGCCTAACATCTGAAATATGCCACGCTCGCCTTGGCGTAGTAAGGATAAGTCCGCCAGGGACTCAGAGGCATCGCGAGGAGAGAATATGCTCACGCGAGTAGTTTCTATGTTATGTGGATCTGTCATGGCTTGCTCGAGCAGATTATCTGGTGTCAAGCTGATGAATAA encodes the following:
- a CDS encoding toll/interleukin-1 receptor domain-containing protein, encoding METHTVNEFSDANWFSLKRSIGEGNVIPIIGPDALMVDYENQTLPFYRLITSDLLRIFQIEPQPEILQHTWSLHKAVSIILANKGGQGIDQRIRREVSRLVAHYSNLVQPAESLRLLANLPIFTLFISLTPDNLLEQAMTDPHNIETTRVSIFSPRDASESLADLSLLRQGERGIFQMLGSCTNVGSGFAMHEEDALEYMFLLQSSAARRFASILSELRRRDKLFINCNFPDWLGRAIFRLVNDNRLYVKDTLEFLCPNAEDMGLHTFLTQYSPNTLGFEGQPEKLVKKLSQSFQAISSSTKPSVFPRRKSTGPGPTVFISYASENADSARRIAETLLNLGFSDVWLDKKKLIGGDDWSDRIFEAIEKTDFFIPILSKEADRRREGVFWDEWKTALEQARSIKDVFILPVGIDTEFPEKKAYSRISDGDTVTFFDKHLFHAPRGILSPEADEAFRERIRLFLEASHV